CAAGATTTattgtcaaactgttgcaaGAGCTATTGTACAGCTGTAGATATATTTCAAAGATGACTCATTGGTactataaaaaaatttttttatggaTACTTGCAAAGAacgtggggagaaaaaaaccaacaactatattttcatttttgcaaaaaaaaaaagcaagaccaaaaaaatgaaaatctgtgaaagaaattattttctggGAGGAAATTTTTATTAGCTGTTTGTCCAGCTTATTCAAGATGTCATGTGTTTTATcccagttatttcattttattctattttatgttattttattttaaccttgCTAaggaatgtatttatttaaacaaaattcCATTATTTTATACCTTACTCGTAGGTTGGGGTCCGAAAGTTGACAGAAGCACTCTACAATGTGATTTTGTTCTTCCACACACCTTTAAAATCTCACGCTAGAGAGAAATGGTCTGAAGCTTTGGGTTTTCCGTCGTCTCGTGCGTCTTTCCCTCGACCTTTGTTGTTTAGAGGTTGGGGAGAAGCAGAAATGCGGGTAAAAGAAGGCATCATAAATCAGAAAAATGGAGGCAGatttgctcattttttttcacagtacCTCTCTTCCAACTAAATTTATTAGTTATTAAATCGTTtgagccaaaaaaataaaatctgaataCCTTTTTTATGAGCTTTAGTTAAGACGTTCTCAGACTTTTTCAAAGCCCCCCAAAAATCCCCCTCCCCtttcaaaaacattaataaaagtaacaatgtgtttttctgatttCTGATGGTTTGGATGAGAGTCCACTGTTTTATTTCAAGTTGTTTATCTGTGAAACTGACACAATCTCTGCTGCTTTCACGTCACAGTTGTATCTGCTGGAATTTAGACCTGCATAGTTAATATTTGAACTCTTTCCTAGCAGGAGTGGTTGTTACTTGAgctcaaagaaacacacacacaaaagaaacccCCCTGGTGATTTTGGTCCAGTGTGGTCTTAGACCAGAGCAGATCAGGGGGGAAGGACTGGATTTCAGTGTTGTAACTTGATGTTCAACTGAATGTGCAATAGGGGCTATAATGTGatcatgccccccccccccccccccccccccaatgcaTGTACATACTGAGACCGTACTTATCTAATGTGTCAGTATTACTGTTTATCAGAGGCCTTCCATGTTTCATGTCATTTCATTTCAGAGGTTTGAATACCCAGAAATGTCCCCACATCCTCACCCTTAAGGTGTGATTAATGTCATATTGTTAGTTGACTGGTCAGAGTGAAATCTTCACTACACTGTTTGACTCTTGTGGTCTACTCATATCTAACAATAATATCCTTTAAAAGAGGCGTTTGGAGAAAGGGTTCCTCTTAAGGTGTTTGAATGAGGCCACACTGAGTTTGCTGAACAGctggaaatgtttattttgtgttttggaaAACCTCGTCTGTCCTGAGATAATTCTTTGATGAAGTCTTTTACAGAACTTTTTCTGTGAACATAAATTCTTGTCAAGATTACTGCATTAACTATGTGATCTTCATTAAAAAGAAGTGTTTCTTCTGAGTAATTTGCAAACACTGGTGCAATATATCATCACTGTCATCGCTGCTCTCTCTGactttttctccccttttttgGGGGGACATGGTCAGATTTTAAACTCATTGCATTATCATAAAAAAAAGCATAGTTTCAGCCTAAATGTCTGCTTTTcttaatatttatttctttggaGGCAGGAGATGGCAATCATGTTGAAAGCTGATATTTTTCACACTGTTTAAAACTGATACGAACAAAAAAGTGCAAGTCTTCCTTTTTATGTCTGTATTCAAATTTAGGTGGCGTCGACAATTGGGTGGGatcattttcactttctttcagTTCGCCTTAAAGCTTAATGATAACCACAGCTTGTGTTTAAAAAGGCCTTATTCAAGTTTCACACTCAAATGTGCCTTGTTTGAAAGGGCGGCATCTCCATCCTTTACTTAGTTGGAAATAATTGACAGGAATTAGAAGCTTCTGGCTGTAATTTGctggttttttttatatgaaaataTGAAGGTTATGGATTTGACAACACAAATTAAAGTAGCACCATattagcagaaaaaaagtgtcctttggaaaaagatttttttttttttcttctaatacCTGAAAGATTAGATTAGTTTGTAAAATGCTCCACTGGGTATGTTTACACAGCAACAAGTTCTGCCCACAGATGCctctaaaagtaaaaaaataggTCTCGaatctgatgtgtttttgaaaaaaaaaaaaaaagtttaagaacCTAGTTTCCCCTTCACACAGGGTGCTTTATGTGTTGTAGAGTCTACAATGTAGACCATTTATGTAACCAATGGGCTCAACTGGTCGCCTGTAACGGCCTGAACCGCAGTCTGACAGAAACGTCACGGAAAATGAGGAAATGTGGTTTTTGCATTTTCAGAACAAGGGTATCAGACTCATCTTTGCTCATAAGTGACTTACAGCTCAAGTGGGCCGCCTGCATCACTGAAGCTTCTGACTAATTGTTCCCCTTTCTTTTTGTGAAGAGCAGTTTCAGTACATTCAGGTTATTGCTAATGATCTATTTATAAAACTGATGATGCGCAAACTGAAACATCTTTAAGAAAAATGGTTGTTTTTCCACATTCAGACTAATGATGATTCAGATGGACAATAACACTTTCATCATTGTTTATTCAGAACGTTTTGCTTACCGGtgcaaaagaaaatgacaacCTAAAATTAATGTCTTCTTTGCAAATTTCACACTTGGAAAAGTTATGCAACAAGCCTGATTGGATCCTTTGGCAGGCTGGTTCTGGCCTGTGGACCATAAGTTTGACACCCTTGCTTTAAAAAGAGAGATGAAAAGTGTGTTTTAGTAAGTCTTACAAGTACTGCTACTTTAAATCCTGCAGAATTTCTAGAGCTTCTTGAAAAGAGTGGACatgatttggggtttttttttatttgactgtGTGAACCTGTGTAAttaatttataaatatatacatatatgtatgccTCTGTGTGTGGTTCACTATGAAGAACCTTCTTTGTATCTCTGGAGGTCAATCAGAGCTTCTTTAATGGCTTCCACAGATAATGTGGAATCCACAGATAGCATCATTTGTATCTTTTGCTACCTGACAGTGAGCCGTGTATTTATTACCAGTTTTTTACTGTGAAGTCAAGGCATGCATCTTTATATTGATAGTTCTAGGAGTGAAGCGCAGTCCTGCTGAGACACCATTTACATGCTGTTTGCTGCTCGGTGTTACTAAACATCCTGCTGGGTAGATTTTTTTCAAAGAGACTACATTCTTTTACCACTCAGCTgcagaaatattttattaaatattaggtaaaaTCTAGTTTTCATCTGCTCTTCCTTGTCTGCTGAATGAAGATAAATTAGTTTCATAATTTTATATAAGGAAAAAGgacaacatttctttaaaaaaaaaagcaaaaacgttGTCCCAGCAAAGAATAATCAAGTCCTAAAAGAATACAAAAAAGAACCAACTcattcaaaaaaagaagaattttctttttcagctcttgattaaataaaagcagTTGCTTCCCTTTCTTCTGCTGTATAGGAAACATGTTCAGTAactgtttggtttatttatttatttttgcatttggcATTGAATGGatgtagaaaaacaaagttcTTACTATATCAGGAGGAAACTGAGGAAGAACACGATGTCCTGGTTCTGCTCTACCTGTCCTCTTAGTTTCTCTGGTCCTGCAGTCATGTAGCATGAATCCCTCATCAAAGACTTGCTGTATTTTTGGGTTCTTGTATTTTTTGCCTTTGTGGAATGTCATCAACATGCCGACTTTGTAATAAAGGAAATCTTTAActtttatgaatttatttatgtTGGTCTGAGGAAACTTTTTGGAACATGTTCTTTATtggattattataattattagaGTTTACAACCTTATTACATGTTTTCACATGTGCATTTAGTAATGAGAGGAATTTGTTTGGATGAGAGGCTATGAGTAGTTAATTACACTCACTGCTCACTTTGAGTATGCCTTAGTACCGTACATAGTTGGACACCCTTTTGCCTTCTGAGTTGCCCTAATTCATCATGTGGTTCATAAGTTGCCAGAAACATCCCTcggagattttggtccattttcAGATGATGATATCGTACAGCTGGTGCCGCAAATCCATAACGTGAATCTCCCGTTCCACTACATACTGTGTTGAGCAACCATCAGAAGACAGGTACACATAACGTTCaacaatttattaataataatacttagaCAGGCTgtagtgtttaaatgatgctcagttggtcaTAGGCTAATAAATTATCCCCCACACTTTTCCGAACTGCATGATTGAGCCACATTCAAAGTTTCTTCCCCGTTGTGATGCTCAGTGTGAATGcagaccatgtctacatgcagaGTTGCTGCCGTGTGACTGAAGGATTTGATACCTGTGTTAAAGCTGAACAAGTGTACCCAATAAAGTGGTCAGTAAGTACATAATCCCACTGCACTGCTTCTGTCAAGGCACATTTCTctattttctttcaaaaatatccattCAGTGTACattataagttaaaaaaaaaaatctttatttgagATTGAAGAAAGAGCAGACAGAAATCCTGAACAGTCCTCTTAAGAAATTCATAACCTCTGAAGACAAACATGTTCAcactgaagaagagaaaaacaaccgCAAACACTCGCACGAATTTACATTTAAGGCACTTTTCCCCCTCAATCTGTTGGAAAGCAGCAATAAAACCAGAAATATGCTCACAAGATGGAAATCAAAAGCTTGAAAGAGTTCAGAGTAATGTTTAGTTTACATGaggaatattatttttaattacagtGAGCTGAAAGCAGGCTCTTAACAGCGGTGGAAATGttataaaaacacaagcagTATAGAGTTCAACAAGTGAGTTTACTGCTAGATGAGATGCTTACACATACTCCGGCCACATTAAGCCCATTTATGCACATCGGTTGCATGCATAATTTAAGTGTTGAGAATATATGTGGGGAAATCTATTAGGGGGGAAATGTTGGAGCTAAATACATGTTTAATAGTCTTCCTAATGTACATAAAGGTTTGTAGTTGTGGTAATGTGTTTCCAATTCCTTCTGCTCATGTTTGTAGTTCAGCAATTTAAGTGGAGCTTGAAAAACTTAAGTAGAAACACACCAGATCAATGTTTAATCTGCATTGGCACTTTAATAGGTTAAACATAAGCTGTATGTTTGGAATGTGTTTCTAAGAGTTTTGGTCCCTTTTCTGCTACTACATATACTCTGCCCTTCAGCCCACAGTGCACAATCGATCCTCCAAGACAAATCCCCCACGTGTGGAAATCCACTCGGGGTAGAAAAAGCAGGCCAACTGTAAAACACACTAATTCAAAGCTCAGAGACTCGCACTGAAGTGAGGCTGAGGGCAGAGGAGTGAGGTGTTTGAACAAAATAACTGAACTAAAAtgaagttacagttacacagCAATTCCACTTTAGGTCCTGTAATAAGACTCTGCAAGGATCACGAGCCCCAAACCCAATGGAAGACAGAGGTAATGGTTTAATGGGGCCAGCTCAGTCAGAGTCCTCATCGTCCAAATACTCTTCAGCATTGCTGTGTATGCGGGTGGTTTCTGCAACACAGGAAATGGATAGTTAATGACAAACATACTGCACTATTTTTACATATTATGTGTAACTGCATCATCTCTGTACACTTCATGTCTTTCCTCAACTGACGAATGGGGGgggagaaataataataataatattatatctatctatctatctatatatatatctatatatctatctatctatatctctatatatctatctatctctctctatatctatctctatatatctatctatctctctctatatctatctctctctatatctatctctctctatatctatctatatatctatctatatctctatctatatctctatatctatctatctatatatatatatttcagttttccTGTGATCAGCTCAGTAACTACAACAAGTGACTTTTGTGGTAGGTGCTGAACTTACACTAACTGAGCAGAGAGAGTTTCTGggactgtgtgaatgtgagattgtgtgagtgtgtgtgggtaaTGCTGTGTGGCTGCTCCGTAACAGCAGCTTTACTTACGGCCTCCCTGCCTCCTTTTGATAAGTGACGCACACTGGGCATTCGTGGCCATGTCCACAGCCAACTTGTTCTCATTATTCCTGATGTCTATTCTCGCATCTGAAACAAACATAAGTACCATAAATTTTCACCTGACATCCAGACTGGTCTGCAGCTagaatttttcttttaacttgaaAGCCTATCTTGCCACCCACCTTTGCTTGGATTAAAAAGACGTTATTTGTTATACAAACTGAAGAATTATGAGTATGAGTAATCCAGATCCTCGGGGTAGATTTAACAGGAAATGCAGGCTTTTTCTTCAATAATACCCTCAAGTGGCAagatctacttttttttttttttttttttttttttttaaatcagcccAACAGGATGTGTAATTTTAGTTATGTTTCTATAATGTCAGTACTTTGACGGCAGTTTCCTTGTCTTAAACTACCTATGTATATTTTAATGTctggcagcattttttttctttacgtgTAATTTGTACATAGTACATACAACAGCCAATGAAAACTGATAAAGATGAAACCTGTTTTCATGAAAAACTTTGTTTTAATGTGTGGATCACAGTCACTTATTGTCTACTCAAACTGAAGCCACACGCTCCCATCTCAGAGTTTCATAAAATATTTCAGGAGATTTCTTTCCGTCCATCCCTGCAGAGTTTCTagcaaaacagcaaagatgACCCTGCTGACCAATGTAttcttttaaacacaaaaaagcaacatGGATGGATACTCACTCTTGTTAAGCAGCATTTCCACTATGTCAGAGTAACCCTTCCAGGAGGCAGCGTGCAGTGGGGTATCTCCGAGTTTAttctgaaacacaaaacatgatTGTTACTGGCAAACACCCTGACAAGGATCTACTTTCACCCAAACCACACAAGGTTTATGAAatcatgacatcatcacacTGAACTTTTTGTTGATCAATTTTTTGTCCACAAcagtttcttctgtttttcctagCATGATAAACTGGGTGTTGAATAACATCAGTTTCCTTACACACGTTAAACTGTTGACACTCCTTCCAAATCTTCTGAATTCTGATTTCTGAATGTGACTTTAAACCTGCCTCACCTGCTGGTTGAGCTCCACATTGGGCTGGGTGAGCAAAAGCTCCACCACATCTGGTACAGAAATACAAGAGAAGAGATTTCATGTTAAATGTTACCTAACAGTAATGGAGAAACAATGGAGGGCAAAGAACAAGTTCCTATTTTCTTGTACTTAACTTTTCATTGGAAACAGagctccctgtgtgtgtgtgtgtgtgtgtgtgtgtgtgtgtgtgtgtgtgtgtgtgtgtgtgtgtgtgtgtgcgtctgtcaACATTTAAGATTTCTGAAATGTAATAAGTAGCTGATCCATAATCTCTGACATCAAAAAACTACTTTACTCTTACCTTTATGTCCCCCATGGCATCCCCAGTAGAGGGCAGTGTTTCCAGCCTTATCCAGCCCGTTTATTCCAACTTTATTGTCCAAACATTCTCTCAGCCAGCTCAGATTGCCTGTTTAAATAACCAGTATGTACGCAACGAACACACAGAGTCAAATGGAGAACTTTACTAATAATGTAAACAGTGGTACAGGTTttcagcaggaacagaaacACTGTCATAAcagtcacacagacagacaaaagagAACTGTCttaggattaaaaaaaaccctcctgtATCTAAATGCAGCCACACCTCAACCAAGAATTAAGAGCAACAAATAAAGACTAGTAGAAATATTGCCATCTACCTCGTTTGGCTGCCTCATGCATCGGATTGTCGATAGACTCTGCCTGCTCagccactgaaaaacaaaacaagggcATCAGTGCATTATGGAAAATTAACTTAAGGGACAGAACTATCGTTTTTGTACGAGCTACACCGCATAGTACTGTACTCATTAATATATCTGCTATTTAACTGTGAAATTGAGATGTGTACTCACCATAGTTACTTGGAATTAAtcctgttcttcctctacaTGTCCCTTTCCACCAGTTAGTGTCACTCTGAGTAATAGAGAAGTATTtgttaagaaagaaaagaccaaaataaactaataactaaatgaagaaataaattaaTCTGCTTCAATACAACACTGAAGTGGGGGGAGgtgtaaaaatggaaaaataataacacaaaagGAAGGCAAAAAATGCAGAGAAAGCAAGATTATGATTccacagaaagaggaagaaaaacttaagttaaattaaaactCGATGGGAAACAAAACCGTGGAATAAATGATGGCTGTTACATGATGTAGCTTCTAGGGTTTCCACttactgtgtcagagatgtaCAAGATGTCTCCTTCTTCGAAATATAACTCATCTGGctagaaaataaaaagacactGTTACAAGTTGATAAccggtgtgtgaatgtgtgtgtgaatgggtgaatgattgaatgtagtgtgaagcctttggggttcttagggactaagtaaagctcTATACAAGTACAGGCCATTTATAACCATCTGTGACCCAGGATGTGGCATTCACACTTTTCTGACCTCAACACTAATGTCAGATTTGTGTTGTATTTTAAGCAgcctccccctttttttctgcaacCAAATCTAGACCAacacatgaaaaacatgaaagcaacTGGTCACTGGTGCAGAGTGGTGGGATGGTACTCCCTACTGAAATGTGACTGGCCCTTCCTGATGCCCACCCACCAGAGCCACTGGTTTGAAGTACTGTTAATATTGTTTTGGCCGACAGCCTAGACAGGACCAGTGGAGGAGTGTATTGATATATTAGTATAAATAAAATCTTCTAATATTTAAGTATAATTAAGATTTTATGATCAAATATTCCGATTTTGGGACTTTGTTTTGATTCCCCTGCCTTgtcatcatcaccatcttcTAGCTGCCTCTTACGAACTAACTGGAAACTACTCTTAACCCTACACCACAGCCTTCCACACCAttcaaagtcattgcaggctgCGTTTACTCAAAGTGTAGTTACACTTCCTGGGAGGTGCATATCAGGTTATGGCATAGGGTTAAAAGGATTCTCTGGTTATGTCGTATATTTCCAGCTGAAACACAGTTCAGGCATTACCCCATCCCTAGCATCCTAACCTTGTGAGAAACGCTAAGATTAATTGATGATCAGAATAAAGTTatgaaagtaaaaagaaaaagaattaatctcaacaaagaaaaaactcttaCTGTCCGTGGGTCGAAGGTGAACAAAGCTCTGAAAACCTTGACTTGGCCTagtgaagacaaaaacagactAGATGTTAGACACAATATGTGTGCGCACTCTGTGACAAACAAAAGTGAGGTGAAACCACTCCTGGTTAAGCCCCGCAGAACACCCAGCTAGTTTCAGTCCAGTGAGTATACAGGTGAGTGCGTGCAGAAGGCAGCTTCTAATGTGGTAAACTACTCTCTTTTCTCAAGTGCACAAATCAAAGGTGAGACGTTATCTATTATgtaaacaaaaagacatttcaaCACGTACAACAGGCACAAAAAACAGCATCAACAGTGTGAGTGGTTGTTGTGTGTAGCTGCACTCGGGGCCACTGGTAGATCAAACTTGAGGTTGAGCTCTGCTGCTGAGTTGCTACTATGCTGTGGCTTTAGTCAACTGCTAAACTACATCAAAAGCTTGAACAGCCATGGTCAAGCTTTCAAAACGTATTTAAATACTTGatataaacattttatatttcaacTAACTGCCCGTTTCTGGGCATTAACGTAAGGTTACATATagtctgctgtgtttttttacaACATAGACACAAAGTTTACTAAACAGACTACTGAGCTGGTTACACTCAGCCCTCAAATAGCGACCCTGTTTTGGTTAACAAAACCAGGATAAATATGCTCTCCTGCAAAGTTAAAGAATTTCCTGTGATTTGCATCGACTGGTAGATAAGCGTAATTTGGACTTCCTTTTAAAATTTTGACACAcccgttttttgttttaaattggaGACAGATGTTAATAATATGCTTTAAATAATAAACCCAGTGAAAAAAATATGCGTCCGCCCCACTATTGGTGCATATCTGATATCTTCAATCATGCCTTTATTTGGTTATTTTATCAATCCTTTCAGCTTTAACTTGAAAGATTATCACAGTGTCAACTGTCTAACAGTTATATGTTAAAGGTGTTCACCACAACTAAACACAAGGTGACTGATTCACTGTCTTATGTTTAAATGCAAAGGCCAGTTAGAGTCCATCGTTCCTGATCTCTTTACTTCACAGGCCTAACCGCTGGACTCTGTAAATCCCCTCTGCCTGTGCTGTTACTCAGGATTTCTGTTTAGTGAACACACTGCCTCGGTGTCTCAGATTGATGGGGGCTGAGCTGCCGCACAAGTCCAGCTCTGTTCAAACACAGTAAGCACGTCTGCTTTGCAGACCCATACTGAGGGCCTGTGCTGGCTCAATTAAATTCTTGCTACATTTTAAACCCTGGGCacacaataagataaaaagaaatctaatgaataaacaaagaagaaaatttgTGCCTTAACATGAGCAAAGCAATGACAGTATATGTTTCATCTATTACTGTGTGAGCTTTTTAATGAATTCcagttatgtgtttttttttgtacattttacttTATTGCAGCAGCTCTTCTGAAAAAGCATGTCTGGTCATGGTGGTTATGTGATCCCTCAGTCATGT
This genomic stretch from Astatotilapia calliptera chromosome 12, fAstCal1.2, whole genome shotgun sequence harbors:
- the ostf1 gene encoding osteoclast-stimulating factor 1 encodes the protein MSKPPPKPAKPGQVKVFRALFTFDPRTPDELYFEEGDILYISDTSDTNWWKGTCRGRTGLIPSNYVAEQAESIDNPMHEAAKRGNLSWLRECLDNKVGINGLDKAGNTALYWGCHGGHKDVVELLLTQPNVELNQQNKLGDTPLHAASWKGYSDIVEMLLNKNARIDIRNNENKLAVDMATNAQCASLIKRRQGGQTTRIHSNAEEYLDDEDSD